A genomic region of Bernardetia sp. ABR2-2B contains the following coding sequences:
- a CDS encoding enoyl-CoA hydratase/isomerase family protein produces the protein MTNQTLQTSFETLAVSSKDNIVTLQLNRGKANPINRQMISDLHAFFEQATNDEDVNGVILTGKDKFFSSGLDLKQLYAMNEEEVKEFWVAFMKMTKVIASFPKPLIAAITGHSPAGGCVLAVCADYRVMAEGNYIIGLNEIPVGIVVPKVIFDLYAFWIGNKTAYQYLLEGKLISPSDAKEVGLVDEVVAADKVLAHAEEKMEDYANFDGKTWSLSKTNLRGGMLEGMNMDNLDEILEPMLKQWWSPRTRSILKMIVASLTK, from the coding sequence ATGACAAACCAAACCCTACAAACAAGTTTTGAAACCTTAGCTGTTTCAAGTAAAGATAATATTGTAACTCTACAATTAAATAGAGGAAAAGCAAATCCGATTAATCGCCAAATGATTAGTGATTTACATGCTTTTTTCGAACAAGCAACCAATGATGAGGACGTAAATGGCGTAATCCTCACAGGAAAAGACAAGTTCTTCTCTTCTGGCTTAGATTTGAAACAGCTTTATGCAATGAATGAAGAAGAAGTGAAAGAATTTTGGGTGGCATTTATGAAAATGACAAAAGTAATTGCTTCTTTCCCAAAACCACTTATTGCAGCTATTACAGGACATAGCCCTGCTGGTGGTTGTGTATTGGCAGTTTGTGCAGATTATCGTGTGATGGCAGAAGGAAATTATATTATCGGACTCAATGAAATTCCTGTTGGAATCGTTGTACCGAAAGTAATTTTTGACTTGTATGCGTTTTGGATTGGAAACAAAACAGCTTATCAATATCTTTTGGAAGGAAAGTTAATCAGCCCAAGTGATGCAAAAGAAGTTGGACTAGTTGATGAAGTAGTAGCTGCTGATAAAGTGTTGGCTCACGCAGAAGAAAAAATGGAAGACTACGCCAATTTTGATGGTAAAACATGGTCGTTGAGCAAAACGAATCTTCGTGGAGGAATGCTAGAAGGAATGAACATGGATAATTTGGACGAAATACTAGAGCCAATGCTCAAACAATGGTGGTCGCCAAGAACAAGAAGTATTCTGAAAATGATTGTAGCTTCTTTAACTAAATAA
- a CDS encoding 4a-hydroxytetrahydrobiopterin dehydratase, with the protein MWQEKDNKLTKTFEFKDFKEAFSFMTHVAFLAEEHQHHPNWSNVYNKVEFELTTHDEGNTITEKDRKLAEAIDKI; encoded by the coding sequence ATGTGGCAAGAAAAAGACAATAAACTAACAAAAACATTCGAATTCAAGGACTTTAAAGAAGCCTTTTCTTTCATGACTCATGTCGCTTTTTTAGCAGAAGAGCATCAGCATCATCCAAACTGGAGCAATGTCTATAATAAAGTAGAATTTGAACTCACTACACACGACGAAGGAAATACTATTACAGAAAAAGATAGAAAATTAGCAGAGGCTATTGATAAAATTTAA
- a CDS encoding YsnF/AvaK domain-containing protein, whose translation MSNTVIGIFRTGEEAQYAVNQLTKNGIEADSIDLSARPAGKDYTYQDENHNENTITRFFENLFADDEDEKRKKMYCDVAIRNSLLTVHADSKKEAQVALNILNNSGAIDIESDYERYQKAIANNEDYSLEMYNKDRNQDYREVEEEQSAKVIEEKMHVGKRTTETGRGARLRSYMVEKPVEKNVRLRSEHVYVERSPINRPATEADFAAFQEGKVEVTEHAEKAVVSKDARVIEEVKLGKTVEEREETIKDTVRETKVEVEELVGEESRSV comes from the coding sequence ATGAGTAACACAGTAATCGGAATTTTCAGAACAGGAGAAGAAGCACAATATGCAGTCAATCAATTAACAAAAAATGGTATTGAAGCCGACAGTATTGATTTGTCAGCACGTCCAGCAGGTAAAGATTATACTTATCAAGACGAAAATCATAATGAAAATACAATCACTCGTTTTTTTGAAAATCTCTTTGCAGATGATGAAGACGAGAAGCGTAAAAAAATGTATTGTGATGTAGCTATCCGTAACTCACTTCTGACAGTACATGCAGATTCGAAAAAGGAAGCTCAAGTAGCTTTAAACATTTTGAATAATTCGGGTGCTATCGATATAGAAAGTGATTATGAAAGATATCAAAAAGCAATTGCTAATAACGAAGATTATTCTTTAGAAATGTATAACAAAGATAGAAATCAAGATTATAGAGAAGTAGAAGAAGAACAATCTGCTAAAGTAATTGAAGAAAAAATGCACGTTGGTAAACGTACTACAGAGACAGGTCGTGGAGCAAGACTACGTAGCTATATGGTGGAAAAACCAGTAGAGAAAAACGTACGTTTACGTTCCGAACATGTTTATGTAGAGCGCAGTCCAATTAATCGTCCAGCTACAGAAGCTGATTTTGCTGCTTTCCAAGAAGGAAAGGTAGAAGTAACCGAACATGCCGAAAAAGCAGTTGTTTCTAAAGATGCTCGTGTTATAGAAGAGGTAAAACTTGGAAAAACAGTTGAAGAGCGAGAAGAGACAATTAAGGATACAGTCCGTGAGACGAAAGTAGAAGTAGAAGAACTTGTTGGCGAAGAAAGTCGTAGCGTATAA